Within Mongoliitalea daihaiensis, the genomic segment TTTGTGGAGGTTTTTTTTATTGCAAAATAACTAACGATTTATTTGCAAAACTAAATTAGAATTATTAATTTTATTCCTGCCAATAGAAAGATTTACAACCTACGCTTGCTTTTTTGAAACTAAATGGATAAGTTCGGACATTATTAAACTTAAACACCAATATGAGAGAGTTAACACGCGCTGAAGAGCAAATCATGCAAATCCTTTGGGATATCGAGAAAGGTTTCGTCAAAGATATCCTAGAAAAAATGTCAGAGCCTAAGCCTGCCTACAACACTGTTTCCACAATCGTTAGGATTTTGGAACGAAAAGGTTTTGTAAGTCACAAAGCTTATGGCAAATCACACGAATACTTCCCAATCGTTTCTAAAGACGAGTATAGAAGTTTCACGATCAAAAATTTATTAACCGGTTATTTTGGGGGGTCTTTTTCAAGACTTGCTTCTTTCTTTGCCAAAGACAAAAATTTGGATGTGAAAGATATGGAGAAAATCTTGAGTGAAGTCAAAGATGAAGTGAAGTAATTCATGGCTATCTTTCTAGACTATATTTGGCAAAGCACATTCTGTATGCTCTTCTTTTTTGGAGTGTATGTTGTGTTTCTCAGAAATGAAAAAAACTTTGCTTTTAATCGGTTTTATCTATTGTTAACACCCTTACTTGCACTAGTTTTTCCACTGATTCAAATTCCGGTTGAATTTGCAAAACCAGATATATCACTAG encodes:
- a CDS encoding BlaI/MecI/CopY family transcriptional regulator; protein product: MRELTRAEEQIMQILWDIEKGFVKDILEKMSEPKPAYNTVSTIVRILERKGFVSHKAYGKSHEYFPIVSKDEYRSFTIKNLLTGYFGGSFSRLASFFAKDKNLDVKDMEKILSEVKDEVK